The sequence ATCGGAACCCCATATTTTACGGAAATAGCCCAAAGTGTTTCACCCGATTTAACAATATGAAAATCAGATGGAATTCTTAACCGTTGCCCAGAGTAAATCATATTAGGATCTTGAATTTGATTTTCATTTAAAATAGACTCAATTGTAACGCCATACCTTTGCGCAATACTCCATAATGTTTCACCTGGCTGAATGATATGATATCGGGCAATTTCTGGTATGACCAATGCCTGCCCAAGAACTAATTGGTTTGGATTTGGCAGTTGATTTGCTGCGGTAATTTGATCGATCGTTACGCCATATGTTTGAGAAATTCTCCACAAGGTATCTCCAGACTGTACGACATGAATTAACATTGAGGTCATCCTTTCTTACTAGGATACACAGAAAAATAGTTATAAAGTTAAACATAATACTTAATAAATTTATGACATTACACAGTCCGATATGTGTGATCTTTTTAACCCTCAGATTTGTAACTCTAGTGTAACCGCGGATAAGTAATAATGGCTTGCCGAAATAGATGGATTTTATAAACTTTACCCCGAACAAACAGCGAGGCCAATACAAGTGAATGCTGTATTGGTTTGAACCTGAACATCAAATGAGAGGGAAAGGGGAGCTATCCATAATTACAGGGATGACAAAGGATATAATGAGCGAGTATTCCATTGATCCAAAAGGAGTTTATATTGCCGGAATGTCAGCTGGAGGGGTGATGAGTGTGATTGGGAACGACCTGCAGGTAGAGAATGGGTACT is a genomic window of Bacillus oleivorans containing:
- a CDS encoding PHB depolymerase family esterase; this encodes MLYWFEPEHQMRGKGELSIITGMTKDIMSEYSIDPKGVYIAGMSAGGVMSVIGNDLQVENGYSYSRNIYFDSYYFIVTLYYFLNT